Part of the bacterium genome is shown below.
CGCCGACCTGCTCGACGTGGGCGCCGAGTCGTCGCGCCCCGCCGCCGATCCCGTCGATGCGGCCCGCGAGCAGGAACGACTGCTGCCCGCCCTGGCCGCCATCCGCGAGGTCTGCGACCTGCCGCTCACGGTCGACACCCGCCGGGCCGACACCGCACGGCGCGCGCTGGACGCCGGCGCCGACGGCCTCAACGACATCACCGGCGGCCGGAACGATCCCGGAATGCTGACGCTGGCGGCGGACACCGGATGCGGACTGGTCCTGATGCACATGCGGGGCACGCCGCGCACCATGCAGATCGATCCCCGGTACGACGACGTGGTGGCCGAGGTGGCCGACGAGCTCGCGGCCTACGCGGAGGCGGCCGAGGCGGCCGGCGTGCAGCGCGCCCGCATCGCCGTCGATCCCGGCATCGGCTTCGGCAAGACCCTGGACCACAACCTGGCGTTGCTGGCCAACCTGAGCGAAGTGGCCCGTGGCAGGCCCCTGCTGGTGGGCGCCTCGCGCAAGTCCTTCATCGAACATCTGACCGGCGCGCCGACTCCCGAGCGCCTCGGCGGCAGCCTGGCCGCGGCGGCCGCCGCCTTCGCCCAGGGAGCGGCGGTCCTCAGGGTGCACGACGTCCGCGAGACCGCCCAGTGCCTGGCTGTCCTGTCCGCGCTGGAAGACCATCGACGAGGCCCTCTTCTACGTTGAGCCGTTGCGCGCGCGGTGCTAAGCTACGCCCCGCGACGTCCACGACGCGATTCAACCGAACGGTCCGGTACCCGAATGTTCAGCCTGCTCGCCGATTCGCCGATCATCGACCTCCTCGACATCCTGATCGTGGCCTTCCTGCTCTATCGCGTGGTGCTGCTGGTGCGCGGCACGCGCGCCACGCAGATGTTCTTCGGACTGGGCCTGCTGGTGGTCTTCTCCTGGCTCGCCGACCGGATCGGCCTGATCGTCGTCAAGCAGATCATCTCGTCCCTGCAGACGGTCTGGGTCGTGGCCTTCTTGATCATCTTCCAGCCGGAACTGCGGACGGCGCTGACCCACCTGGGGCGACGCCGCGGCATCCTCTTTTTCGCCGCGCCGGAGGAGATCCCGGCGCAGCAGGAGATCATCCACGCCGTCGAGAGGCTCTCGCGCAGGGGACTGGGTGCCCTGATCGTTCTGGAGCGGGAGATCAGCCTGGGCCGCTGGGCCAAGACGGGAACGCCGCTCGGGGCCGAGATCTCGGCCGAACTGCTCGAGTCCCTGTTCACCATGCCGGGCCCGCTGCACGACGGCGCGGTCATCATCAGCCAGGATCGGATCGCCGCCGCGGCCTGCATCCTCCCCAACACCGAGCGCACGGAGCTGGGCTACGTGCTGGGCACGCGCCACCGCGCCGCCATCGGCCTGAGCGAGGTGTCGGACGCCGCCGTCATCGTGGTCTCCGAGGAGACACGGGCCATCTCCCTGGCCTACGCCGGGGAGATCAAACGCGGCCTGTCGATAGACGACCTGACCACCGAGCTGAA
Proteins encoded:
- the folP gene encoding dihydropteroate synthase — encoded protein: ADLLDVGAESSRPAADPVDAAREQERLLPALAAIREVCDLPLTVDTRRADTARRALDAGADGLNDITGGRNDPGMLTLAADTGCGLVLMHMRGTPRTMQIDPRYDDVVAEVADELAAYAEAAEAAGVQRARIAVDPGIGFGKTLDHNLALLANLSEVARGRPLLVGASRKSFIEHLTGAPTPERLGGSLAAAAAAFAQGAAVLRVHDVRETAQCLAVLSALEDHRRGPLLR
- the cdaA gene encoding diadenylate cyclase CdaA → MFSLLADSPIIDLLDILIVAFLLYRVVLLVRGTRATQMFFGLGLLVVFSWLADRIGLIVVKQIISSLQTVWVVAFLIIFQPELRTALTHLGRRRGILFFAAPEEIPAQQEIIHAVERLSRRGLGALIVLEREISLGRWAKTGTPLGAEISAELLESLFTMPGPLHDGAVIISQDRIAAAACILPNTERTELGYVLGTRHRAAIGLSEVSDAAVIVVSEETRAISLAYAGEIKRGLSIDDLTTELNLIFTRHPDKTREQTETQPA